The Mauremys reevesii isolate NIE-2019 linkage group 1, ASM1616193v1, whole genome shotgun sequence genome has a segment encoding these proteins:
- the SERTM1 gene encoding serine-rich and transmembrane domain-containing protein 1 gives MSELDPSSGLVGNMENGTFLELYPTSLSTSVDSSSGRLSNVYVYVSIFLSLLAFLLLLLIIALQRLKNIISSSASYPEYTSDAGSSFTNLEVCSISSQRSAFSNLSS, from the coding sequence atgtcagAACTTGACCCTTCATCTGGATTAGTAGGAAACATGGAAAATGGGACTTTTCTGGAGCTATATCCAACATCCTTGTCAACTTCAGTGGATTCCTCATCTGGCCGCTTATCAAATGTCTATGTCTATGTTTCTATATTTCTCAGTCtcttagcatttcttcttttgctATTAATCATTGCACTTCAGAGGCTGAAAAACATCATCTCTTCCAGTGCCTCCTACCCAGAATACACTAGTGATGCTGGAAGTTCTTTCACTAATTTAGAAGTTTGTAGTATTTCTTCCCAGCGATCTGCTTTCTCAAACCTTTCTTCATGA